The genomic DNA gatgataaatggatggatggatggatggatggatggatggatggatggatggatgataaatggatggatggatggataaatggatggatggatggatggatggatggatggatgataaatggatggatggatggatggatggataaatggatggatggatggatggatggatggatggatggatggatggatggatggatggatgataaatggatggatggatggatggatggatttttaataaattaaatgaaaaaaactaaaattctgtATTCAGTTTGTTATTATGGGGTACTGTGTGTAACATCACACTGCAAcataacaaaactgaaaaaagtggAGGGTCTGAATGTTTCTCTGAgccctctgtgtttgtgttcttcatTTGCTCTCACACTAAAACCCCTGGGGCTGTGCTTAGATCgggaaaccctgttttatgTTACAGAGTTGATAACCACCGTCATGTGACAGCTTAGCCCAGTTTCTAACGGTCAGGTAAAGATGGTGGCAGAGATAACCAGATATGGTGAACTTTAGTACAGGTCGTTCTTCAGTTTTTGACACTTTCTTCCCTGCCTGTGCTCAGATCGTGGCACTGCCTGAGCACGCCTTCAGCAGCAGCTCGCTGTATAAGGATGTCATATTGCTGATCTGGGATCCGGCGCCGTACTCGGCCAATCTCACCCAGGTAACTACCCTGCGCTGCCCTCAGGCTGATTCTGACCCGTGTAGGGGATTTCAGTCAGCGCCTCTTCGTCTTAGCTCTGTGATCAAAGCAAACATGAGGAACTCTGTTTCCTGCAGTGGTTCCTGAAGCCTGACTTCAACCTGTTCTCGGCGTACGTCGAACGGCGGCGCCTCCGACCGGAGCAGCCAGTCTACATCCTACATCCAGAGTTCATCTGGACTTTGTGGGAACTGATCCAAGAGAACTCAGAGGAGCTGATCCAGCCGAACCCCCCGTCATCTGGGTTCATAGGTACTGTAGCAGCATGGTGCAGCCACAGGAGGAGGCCATGAAGTGAAGCAAGTTCATGAAGGCTGAAATCACGTTAATATATTCATATTAATTTTTTAGTTACAGTATCTGTGTCTTATTATGtaaaaaggttttgttttgttattgttactATCACAATATTTGTTgccttattaattaattaatatatttatttattagtaatTTGTTAGTAACTGATTTTCTATAATTggtctttttaattttatgtatttgaaaatattgtattttatgttcttttctgcactttaaataaatttaaacaaaaattgaaggtttttatttgtttgctctTTAAAGGCATCACACACATtaacaaataaatgtgtgtgtgtgtctcttcatGTTTAGGCATCGtgctgatgatgtcactgtgccGTGAGGTCAGCGTGTACGAGTTCATTCCTTCACTGCGTCACACCGACCTGTGCCACTACCACGAGCGTTACCATGACGTGGCGTGCACGTTCGGAGCGTACCACCCGCTGCTCTATGAGAAGCTGCTGGTGCAGAGGATCAATCAGGGGGGCGTGGACCAGCTCCGCACCAGAGGTCGTGTCACGCTGAAAGGTTTCAGTGCCGTCACCTGCCCcacctgacccccccccccccccccccctgctgcTGAGGAGCAGCTGGGAGCTTCAACTGCCACGTTTTAGGGACTCAAATTAATACTGCCGATCAATCCTTGATGTCCTTTCAAgcttaaagtttttaagctttaaaCAAATTAAAGATTAGTTTTATTAAATGTATGTTTAATTATAATTTACAATATAATAACATTAACAAAATCAGCTGTTATTAGGGTTACAGCATGGCAGCGGTTAATACCTTTGGTTCACAGCAACAAGGTCCTGGCTTCATCTGGCCTTTgtgccccccccctttttttttcaataccAACATCGTATTTTTACAGCAGCCTGTGCCAAATGCAACTGGCAGATAAAGGCATTAAAAACTACCTCTCCATGATCTGTGTGTGGGGCCTTTCTGAGAAATGATGCATGTGATTGAACAGTGATGTCTGCAgctgccagcagggggcgctctgAACACCTCATTCTCAGTGAAGCTGCTGAAGCAGAAGCATCGTGTCAGAGCATCTTTACTGATTTGTCCTCTTTGCAGTTCTGAGTATTTGTGCACGCTGAGCTGTTTGAAACATACTGAGTGAATATCAGGAAGCTTTTTGATGCTGTTCCAGCACAGAACAGCAGAACATCTCCAACACTGACTGGACTGTGTGCATTTGATCATGTTCGGTTCTTTAAGTCTAGATTCATGTTTGTGGATTTCATGGCCATTTTCATACATTCTTACCTGTTGTATTTGACTTCACCTGTTAAAATGTAAAAGGGAAATTATACTAAATACTTTATCATAGTCTTTACGTACCTGAAACAGAAACTGATGTCCTAGAACTGCAAAGCTGATGTGCAGCACTGTTAAAAGGTTTCATACTGATCCAACTTttgtatatgtaaatatttctaaataaattTATAATTATTCTGAGTGAAGCTGCTGAAAGCATCGTGTCAGAGCATCTACTGAGCAGTTTAACATTATCATAAAGCAGTAATTCACACAATTCCCAGATGATCCCAGTACAGACCGCTGAGCAGGAATGTGACCGTGCATGTACACAGAAGAGTGTGAGATGGAGAACAGTGTTTTACAATGACAGTGTcgttctcttcttcttctctcatttcctgtctctgtccACCTGCTTCAGATGTTATCAGTCCACTAACTGAAAATCCCACACCTGATCACACCTGCGCCACAACATGACCAAATAAAAGTTATTCTGAAACTATTTTAAGAAACAACTTGTGTGGAAGGCTGGTTTTCCCTCAGTGTGCTTCCCCCCTCGTGTGTCAAGTATCtttgttggtcacttcctgttttattttgacagtctcttgTTCCCTGTGCTGTGTGTTCAGTCTTCCTTGTGTCATTGGTGTCATTTTGTTCACTTGTGCCTCgtcctccccagctgtctcaCTTTCAGTGATTACCTCACGTGTGCagtgcagggttataatagttttggattttacattatagtttagttttagttagtttttacttttttttctctaattcagttagttttaattagttttcagagtggttttgctcgtttttatcagtttttatttttggtttcatgcttagtttcagttagtttcagtattagttttagtattttcatacctaatcagctgcaagattcaaggcgcaaaagtgactgttgtgtaatgaaaacctgacaaaagatactgtttaaagaaatatattcaacaaccaactgttcacagacagcagcactacatgctaaatgtgtgtaatattaaggacacacatgaacataatcagggagaaacaaagaaaaacatga from Archocentrus centrarchus isolate MPI-CPG fArcCen1 chromosome 2, fArcCen1, whole genome shotgun sequence includes the following:
- the LOC115798171 gene encoding beta-galactoside alpha-2,6-sialyltransferase 2-like, which encodes WSSKRFYKKQTMEILQRLWTGKLTAGMLSPRLQKALRVQLNFNKHQVAYQGPRGLHSSNKKLYCDLKKRTGIRTVDGTEEPFSSLGWAGLVPSMTLQELWPSQYQTCAVVTSAGGMLNSSLGSEIDSHDAVLRFNAAPTRGFMRDVGNKTTIRLINSQIVALPEHAFSSSSLYKDVILLIWDPAPYSANLTQWFLKPDFNLFSAYVERRRLRPEQPVYILHPEFIWTLWELIQENSEELIQPNPPSSGFIGIVLMMSLCREVSVYEFIPSLRHTDLCHYHERYHDVACTFGAYHPLLYEKLLVQRINQGGVDQLRTRGRVTLKGFSAVTCPT